GGCCGAGAAATCCGAGACCGGGATTTCGGTCGGATTGCCGTGCGCGGGCGGGCCGGAGAGGATATGCGCCTTCAGCGCATTGACCATCGCTGCGACATAGGCGGTGCGTTCCTCGGCCTGCGGGGCATAGAGTTCGGAGAGGATTTGCCGTGTGAGGGCGACGCCCAAAGGATCGGCGAAGGCGAAGCGCATCTTGTTGAACTGGTCGGCGTGCGGTTGCCCCGCGAGTACATCCGACGACATCGACAGGGTGACGACATCAAGTTCGCCGTCGACGAGCCAGCCCGTCGGCATTCCCGCGGGAACGATCGTCGCGCAGCCGGGGATCGAACTGGTTTCGGTCCAGCCGTCGCGGTCCCATGTCTTCACCTGCGGCTTGCCCGCGACATGGACGGTGAAGATCGGCTGCGGCAGCGCGGGGAGGGTATAGCTGCCGACGAATTGACGCCAGCGGCAGAGCGACCACCCATCGCCGATGGATCCCATCTCGACATCGGGCGCGCGGCCGAGAACGTCGCAGATGATCTCCTTATTGTCCCAGACGCTCTCGTTGTTCACGTCACCAGCCTGACGTCGAGCCGCTTGAAGCCGTTGATGAAGTTCGACCGCACGCGGATCGGCTCTCCCATGATCTCTATGCGGCGAACATGACGCGCCATTTGCTCAAAGGCGAGTCGCAATTGCATTTCGGCGAGTCGCGATCCGACGCAGACATGCGTACCGGCGCCGAAGGCGAGATGCTGGCGGATCGGGCGCATCACATCGAAGGCGTCAGGATCGGCGAACACCGCGGGGTCGCGATTGCCGGCGGGGTAGAAGACGACGACCTTGTCGCCCTGGCGGATCGTCTGCCCGGCAAGTTTTGTGTCGCGTGTCGCGGTTCGTCGCATGTGGATCACGGGGCTGGCGTGACGCACCATTTCCTTGACCGCATTGGGCAGCAGGCCGGGATCGGAGCGGATGGCGTCCCATTGATCGGGATTGTTGGCAAATGCGATCAGGCTGTGGTTGATCGAATTGCGCGTCGTCTCGTTACCGCCGACGAGTGCGAGGATCAGATTGCCGATGAAATCGCCGAGCGGAACGGGTTGGCCGTGTATTTCGGCATTGGCGAGCAGCGACGCGATGTCGGGACCGGGGTTGGCGCGGCGTTCCGCGAACAGCGCCGAAGCAAAGCCGATGAATTCGCCCATCACCGCCTGCATCGCTTCAGGCGACTGGCGGAAATCGGGGTCGTCCTCGCCGACGAAGGCGTCGGTCCAGCGGTGGAGATCGTGCCACATATCGGCGGAGACGCCGAGCAGTTCGGCGAGGGTGAGGAGGGGCAGCGGCACGGTCAGGAGCGGCAGGATGTTCACCGCCTCGTTCAGCGGCACATCGGCGAACAGCCGCTCGACGCGTTCGGCGATCCGCGCTTCGATGCCTTCCAATCGCGCCGGCGACAGCGCGGGCATCACGAATTTGCGGTATTGGGTGTGCGTCGGCGGATCGCGCGAGATGAAGGGAATGCCGATCGCCGATTCGCCGGCGCCGGTCAGCCCGACCTCATTTTCATTGAAGATGCGATGCCCGCCATTTTCGTGTGCCGAGGAAAAGAGATCGGCCTGCCGCGACACGGTGATGATGTCATCGAACCCCAGCACCGCCCAGAAGCCCGCGCCATCGCTTTCGGGGTTCCAGTGGACCGAGCCTGCGGCGC
This sequence is a window from Sphingopyxis sp. USTB-05. Protein-coding genes within it:
- a CDS encoding helix-turn-helix domain-containing protein; translation: MNNESVWDNKEIICDVLGRAPDVEMGSIGDGWSLCRWRQFVGSYTLPALPQPIFTVHVAGKPQVKTWDRDGWTETSSIPGCATIVPAGMPTGWLVDGELDVVTLSMSSDVLAGQPHADQFNKMRFAFADPLGVALTRQILSELYAPQAEERTAYVAAMVNALKAHILSGPPAHGNPTEIPVSDFSAYRLHKIMNAVLANPAEEHSLEAMASVAGVTPSHFCRLFKKATGISPHQYVMKARLDRAQQMLVQTDLSLAALSEATGFTSQSHFSRAFRAWFGMAPSDYRQQERRGLH
- a CDS encoding cytochrome P450 → MTDLKDPDLYVGGMPYAELAALRAAGSVHWNPESDGAGFWAVLGFDDIITVSRQADLFSSAHENGGHRIFNENEVGLTGAGESAIGIPFISRDPPTHTQYRKFVMPALSPARLEGIEARIAERVERLFADVPLNEAVNILPLLTVPLPLLTLAELLGVSADMWHDLHRWTDAFVGEDDPDFRQSPEAMQAVMGEFIGFASALFAERRANPGPDIASLLANAEIHGQPVPLGDFIGNLILALVGGNETTRNSINHSLIAFANNPDQWDAIRSDPGLLPNAVKEMVRHASPVIHMRRTATRDTKLAGQTIRQGDKVVVFYPAGNRDPAVFADPDAFDVMRPIRQHLAFGAGTHVCVGSRLAEMQLRLAFEQMARHVRRIEIMGEPIRVRSNFINGFKRLDVRLVT